The Dioscorea cayenensis subsp. rotundata cultivar TDr96_F1 chromosome 8, TDr96_F1_v2_PseudoChromosome.rev07_lg8_w22 25.fasta, whole genome shotgun sequence genome segment gTGCTGGCGTGATGTGACTTGTTATTTCAATATGTGGATATTAactttaaacaattttaaaaatgaaatatatagaGCATTATCATGTGGTGTATCAAAATAAActttataataacaataataataatggttataatattttttagtaaaattaatCATAGTTGCAAGTAATAAGATAAcaagatgaaaaatatttattatatatatatatatatatatcatgactGGAAAAAATAGAGTAATGTCATAAATTTTATACATCAATAAAATCCAGTAAGATTAATAAAGTTATAAATTTtgaacattaaaattttataagatTAGGTTGTGGACAACTCATGTGCACATCATGAATGAAGGTGTTGTGCGCCATTCTCTTCAGCACTTGTTGCACTCAGTTGCCAACTTACTATTTTCCCTCTTAATTCATTtctatcttatttatttatttatttattaaaaacaaagcattaatTAAACATTACCCACCAAaccatttaaacaaaaataaaacacaaacacacacacactaaaGAACCATCTTAATCACATAAAAACATAGCAAACAAACACTAacgattttatatatttatccaaCAATTTATTGCAATGTAATGGTCTGGTTGGAGGCTAGAATTTAAGaccttttattaattaatgccTCCTCCCTTTTTTTATACAAgaaattttagatatattgaaagaaaagagTTAATTGATGTCAGACACTGCAAGGCATGTGTAGTATGAACATGAGGTGTTGAACATGGCCACCTCTTCTCATCAATCAATTTAGCCCAACTAAAAAGGACTCCTCCTCTCTAACCACCTCTTTTATTAATCCAGCCCCACATTACTCTCATTAACTTGTGCACTCCTATGCTTTAACtccattaataaaatacaaccaattaatattaatatatatattttttttaaaaatatatatatatatatatatatccctcaTGAGTGTCAATATGAACTGCCAAACTTATTAGTGCCTTTGTAGCAATGGCAAGGTCTTGTaaacatcttcttctccaaaaacTTATAGCAACATTATTgatctttataaatatttggttGCTGATAAGACCATCAACTTGTGACTTCGCCGAAGACCGAGCAGAGTGTGCCGACAAGCTTGTAGGGCTTTCGGCGTGCCTGACATATGTTCAGGCAAGTGGTGGTGCGATGGCGCCGAAGCCGACGCCGGAGTGTTGTTCGGGGTTTAATGAAGTAGTTACAAAGAGTCTcaaatgtgtgtgtgttcttATTAAAGATAGGAATGCACCTGGTTTGGGTTTTAAGGTTGATGTCCAACGAGCTCTTACTCTTCCTCCCAAGTGCAACGTCCTTACTAATGTTTCTGATTGCCCTAGTAAGTCATGCATCCATGCACgcttttttattactttaattattttgcgtgttttcttttatttatatatatatatatatatacaataaattttCCGAGTattgtcctttttattttaaaaaaatagttgataATAGCTTTTtgatatatcataatataaTGATGTTATTTGTAGGGGTGGTGTGCAGAATTACTGTTAGTTATTGTGCTTAGTATTGTTATGAATTATTATATAGTGTTAAGTACTTTATATAAATGGATAATGTTGTTAAATGGAAATTTAACAACCATTATGggatatttctatattttaagtTTAGAGATgcaacataataaatatattctcATGTGCATATTTTGTGACTAGCTTTATAGAGAGCTAAAAACAAGCCAGATGTTATATAtgccaaaaaatatatatactgaaATCTACTCCTTTATAAGATCCGTAGTACCTTGCCTGTTTTTTCATAGGACAAAGA includes the following:
- the LOC120266646 gene encoding non-specific lipid transfer protein GPI-anchored 6-like; its protein translation is MARSCKHLLLQKLIATLLIFINIWLLIRPSTCDFAEDRAECADKLVGLSACLTYVQASGGAMAPKPTPECCSGFNEVVTKSLKCVCVLIKDRNAPGLGFKVDVQRALTLPPKCNVLTNVSDCPRLLDLSSNSPQAKEFLQFANELKNGTRTKSASVNVKGNTVDTPSNDGWKKIMGLDLELRCVLENGFVSLLFFSILISMYSSIFLYFNFQFNNGSW